The genomic interval CTGAACCTACAACAGAATACCTAATTGGTTGCCTAGCACTAGAGTTCAGGGTCATCCTAGTTTGTCATTTTGACCAACTTATAATCCTGAATTCCCCCCATCCTTATTGATAGAAGTGTTTCTGCTTCAATATCATTATTCCAAAAAATGAAACTCTCCTCAGTAGGTTATTGCCATTTTGTGTGTGTGAGCCTTATTATTACTACTCATgtgcaagaatcaaaatgcatggaagttaaacacaaaaccaaCATTTAGCCTAGTTTTATCACTATAGCTTCTTCCATCAACTGTTTTAACACAAATATACACTACATACAGTGTCTGCATATCAGTAGAGATATATTGttcacacaaaaaaatataCACTACACAAGTCATACATCCAGCAGATGATGATATGGAGAGCTCATGACGTGTCTAAATGGAAgtgaacacacacacacagaggttgatacaaacatatatatatatatatatatatatattatatatataatgttaccTGCCGTTGCCTCTGCTCTAGCCTCAACTTCTCGGAATTTGCCATTTCATATTCCCCATTTTCCAGATACCTTTGATCTGGTCTAAGCCTTGAATCTGTTGGGGGCAACTTCTCCTACACATGAATACACTTGGAAGTATCATAATCTGATAGCAGTGCACTCAGAAAGCAAAAGAGATTAAATTGATTCCACTTTATCATAATCAATTAAAGTTTTCATCAGTTCAGAATCCTCAGATACAGATTTTCACGTTAAACAATATGCAAACGAGCCAAACAGGTCACATAGTTTCAACATTCAAGCAGATCATTTAATACTCAATCTGAGGAATAACAAGCACCTTCAATCCAGGCAGCAGTTCGTTCATTGTGATAGCAAAGCGTGTCAAGTTATATCTGGTTGGGTACTTGGGTGGCTTGCTCCTCTTCCAGAGCAGGCGGGCATCGGATAAAGACTCGAATTTTCCCTTCCCTGAACAGTCTCCATCCACATAATGCATGCTCTCATCCCATTTTCCAAATAACGTTGCCACTGTTTTTCCATGCTTATCTTGAACTATACCTTGTACCTGGTGGGGAAAAACATTATTAattgatattttgatttttgaaatgGACACTGTgtcatatatttttaattttacatGTCTTATTCTGTTATTATGTTTAAACATTTCAGAATTCAATCTAAGTATACCAGTGCAGAACAACATGGCAATATGTCATgaggataaaaaaaattgtacctGATGAGGATTTCTGTCAATGATAGACTGCTCCTTAAATTTTAGCCTACATTGATATTCATGCTTTCCCTGAATTCTCATTGTACCATAGTGATCACAGTACAGCTTTCCCAATATAAGATTGTAAATGGAAGTTGTAACCTGTCAGAAAGAATTTATGTTCAGATAATGACCTAGCAAAATATTTAACATTAGCCGAGTTCTGAGATTCATACTTTACTCCATTGAAGAATTTCACCATCTTCAAATTCCAAGGTCAGAACACCAACTGGATCAAGCTGAATTGAGCGGCCCCAAAATTTGCTCTTCAAATTGCTATCACCATAGAATTTCCATCCTCTACCCTCACAATGGCAAGCGATAATCATGGGGTGATGACTAACCTGAGACCCCCAATACAAGAATTTTTACTATGTGATTCACAGAATAGAAAGAATACAATGACAGGGATGCTATAAAAGATGTAGTGAGCCAAATACTGAACTTCGACCACATTAATTGTTAAACATTGACTGTTAGATATCTTACCAGAGTTAATTCAACTGCACACCACACACCTCTTTCAGGTATATTAGCCATTGTCAGTTATCACAATCAAAGTTCACCTTTCTTAACTTTAGTTTTCTAACTTTTTGTAAGATTTCAGGTAGTATGggatttatttcatatttcataTCAAAGATCCAGCAAACATCGTACAACATTCAATCAATTGGAACGTTACTTTTGTAGTCAATATTAAGTTTAACGAGAATGCAAGCACCTTCAATATGACAAACTTGACAAAGGCAccacacaattttttttttggacaagaAGCACCACACAATTTGAACAAATAATATCTTGCCACACACATAGGACAGCATAAAGCTGGTCCAACCTATAAATAATCATCCAACCTACAAATCACCAGTAGAAAACATAAATTGCAAGTTGTGGTTCAAGACTTTTTCACACCTTCTCTGAGAAAAACCGAAGGCCTCTATCTGGATAGTCAGCCTCATATGTTTCGCCTAATAATGGATTGAATGGTTTGCACATCCTTCCTTCAGTTGAAGCATATCCAGATACAGCAAAAGCAGCCACATTAAGAATCCTCATGAGGCTATTACCCTGATCAACGAAATtcaaaattaagttaaacGGACCAACGCACTAATTTAAGTTATTCTTTTCcaacaaaattttcaaaatcccTTTATAGCATCTCAGAAAAGATGATGTCATGGTCTTACCCTTTTGCCCCATTCATATGCTCGATCAAGGAGGTATGAATACTCTAAATCCTCAAAACATTTTTGTAGAGAAGATAGAGGTTCATTGAAGTATACAGGGAGACATATTTTTGTAAGGTCCTTCCCAATGTTGTCCTTGATCATCGACCAAAGACTAACACTCTTCTCTCTTTCCACAGGGTCGGGCAATTTCTTACGTCGCTTAACAATAGGATAGTCAGCTCCGATTTCGAATGATGGATCTGACCCATCTCCAGATTCAATGGCATAAAGACCATCATCATCTGAAGAGATGGAAGATGCCCGATATTCAGACCCAGTACTTTTAAAAGAACTTGATGATAGAAAATCACGCGTATCAAAGAAAGCATTGTCCTCTTCATCTGTTTCTTCCTCTGCAGCATCAGGTCTTTCATTATCATCTTCAGATTCAGTTGCACTTCCTTctgaaaatttaaaatcaatGCAGGTCTAAATCAGCCCAAGGAAGCATGACCTAAGCCCTAAACCCATTTCGATCATTCAAGAGCACGACAACAATAATCACTTGTTGCATGTAACAATTAATAATTTACATAGATACACTAAAAAATTCTTACCACTGAACTTATCTTGTCTTGATCTAGAGGAGGCCCCAGAATCTTTAAGCTGTCGGCTCTCATCAACAACTGTATTCTCCAAATCTACCTTTTCTGTCTACAGAATGCAGTATAACAGCGACTTTGTTAGAAAGACAAGGATATAAATATCTGCACCAGAAGATAAATTCTCAAGGAAATAACCTCCATGCATACAGTAAacatttcttaaaaaaaaagtgaacgTATACATCAGCCAAATGACTGGCACTGTCCAATTAACTAGTGTCCTTTTTACACATCCTTAAAATGCCCGCATCCACCTCTCTTTCCTCTAGGTAGTAACAATTATTTTTTGTCCTTTTTCTCATTTAATGAAACACTGGTGCATCaaatatcaataattgaaatagTATAAAGAATTAAGGCCACAAATAAGTAGGTTTATTGACAAGAAGACAGTTGTTGAAACTGGATGTGGGAAATGGGTTACTTTTACTGGTTAAATTAGGAATGAAAGTGTAACCCTCAAACATATCAATACTTCAAGGCCTCCCCACTTGTTCAGGAACATTTTTTGATGTAAAAAGCTATAATGTTAGCAACATACAATATGTATCAAAACGAATGTGTTAAGAGATAGAAATGGTTGCTTAATTCATCTCAATTGTTGAcacataatttaatttaaaccTATAGACCAAAGACAGACATAAAATCATGAAGATGGAAAGGAAAAATGCACCTAACTCCACCCTCAAGCAAAAGCACTAAAAGGAACTCTTCTATATTAACATCAACAAGCAGTCCACCAGCACCGTTAACTAACAACTTGACCTCACAACTGTCTGCAACCAGCAGCAGTCACTACCCGTGTCAAGGTCCTTGAATTTTTAAATAAGCTCTTCAAAACACCAGAGATTTACTCTAAAAAAGAAATAGATGTAAGACTACTATAGAAGAGTTCCATCCAAGGTACCTTAGTATTTTGGCAGGAGGCAGtacatttttattattttcagaaagTGATGGTAGACTAAAACTAAATTCTACCCCAGTGACCCAAAACGCAGGAGAAAGTTTTGCTCATATCAAGCAAATATAGCAAAATCATCCACTAAAGATAACATAATTAGAAGTTCTAACTCCTAAACTATAGTACTGAGAACACGTCAGATTTactcaaaatgaaaaatacaGAAGGATCTGTGAACCTACACATACTACACACCTAGCCTTAAATTACCAGTCTAACTGTAACAAGGATACTACAGTGATTCTGTTTTAATGAAACAGACGTGCACATTTTTACTAACCAAAAAAATTcagtcatttggatgagttttcacattttacatttccataaCATGAACGTTCTGTCTTGTGCAAGCCAATGTCATCTTCTGGTCTATTGAACCTCTATATGCATAAATTGAGTCGATTCAATATAACTACCTCCACTAACACACCAAACACTCAAATTGCAAACAGAAGGATATTTACATTGAAAGAATTACAAATTTTTGAGGAAAGAACTGCCAGGAGCCTCAAACTCCTGCTCTACACAAACAAAACAGAACAAACTCCCACTCCACAAGCTGATACTCTAAACATCTAAAACAACAGCCACTAGCAATTTTCCGGTGGTACTTTTAAGAAGGGcaagaaaaatatttaatttctACAAGGTAGGAAACTAAAGAACTCCAAATTCAACTGACATTATGTTCCCATACCTCTAATTGTCGTAGCGTGTCAATTAGGAGCCATTGTTTCTGCTTGAGCAGAAGAAGCTGGTTCTGCAATGCAGCAAACTCTGTCTTCATTATCTGTTCACTTTCCTGTATAGCTGCCTCCCTAACACCTTCTTCGGAAAGGCGCTGCCTCAATTTTTCAGTAGACACGGCGGCATTGTCTACCGGTGCCATCAACTCACTGTTGGAAATCCGCGGAAACATGTCTTTCACTGCCTGCAATGCTTCCACCCAAGCGCACCGATCATCACTCGATTCCGCCCTCAAATGCAGCCTCTTTGTACCTGTGAAGATCGAGAACCGCTTATCGTCTGATTTACTCTCACGGATGCTTGAAACCTGTGAACCAATTCGCCATAATTATACGGATCACCGCATAAATCTCATTCAATTCAaactaacaaaaacaaatcctAATCATGATCAAGCAAAAGCTGCAAATATGAATTAACTTATTTCCTTTACACCACTTCTGGATTAGAAACAGAATCAAAACGGCAAAGATGGAAGTCGTTTCTGGCATAAATACtttagaaaaatcagaaatcaaaaATCGAATGCGAAAATGTTAAAACGGAGTTGAAACCTTGAGATGAACTTCGCCGAACGGCTTGCGGCGCAGCTTTTGAGGACTAGGATTCCGATGCCTGGAGAGTCTCCGAATCGAAGTTTCTCCGATGACCTTGGAGCCTTTCTCCGTCTCCGGCGTCACAACGATCCTATCAGGACCGTGAATCTTATAGTACGAAAGCACTCCATCATGCAAAACGAACCACCGCGGCCGCCAGCCTTTCCCGTAATTCACCCACTTGTACAGTATTCCCGATACGCCATTCCCTACGATGTCGTTTATCTTCACATCCACCGGCTGCTCCCTCCCACTCGCCGGCGGCCGCGCCACGGACTCCGCCGCGGCgatggcggcggcggcggcaacCGCCGTCGTGCGCTGGCTGAGGCGGCCGTATTCGACGCTGGAATTGTTGCTGTTCGTCTCCTTGTGGAGACTGAAGCGGTTGGGCGGATCGGATCTACCGAAGGAGGTCATGTGGAGGTCCGGCGAGGGGGAGAGGCTGTGGTCGGAGAGAGTGGAGATGCAGCAGAAGGGATGCATATGGAAATTAACATGAATGCGGCgatcggaggagggagatggCGACGGAGGCGGTTATGGTCATGGTGGAGGAGTttgattgagagagagagagagagagaaggattgagaaaaaggaaagaagcgAGAATAGCGTGAATCAATGGAGACGGTTATGGTTAgaatatgaagaagaagaagaagaatattaTATTTTGGTTCTTATTTTGACGACGGTGGCGGAGAGGTCAATATACGAGAGTCTccgatttgtttttttttttttgaaacgaACATTTTCTGTTAAAATGGAGCGAGGAGCTTTAAAAGCCGCCAGGCAGTTGGTCATATCAGTCGTCTCTGTACGTGTTATGAGTTTCCGGGCCTTTCTTTTTCGTTTGGGAGGAGGTTTAGGATAGCGGTGAGGGTGCAGGGGAGTTATGGTGGAGACGGCCGTCGTGTGCTGAGAGAGTGACGCGTGGTGGGAAAGATGCGTTTATTGATGGCTCTCACGGCTCGGTCCTAAACATGGTGAtttgtttctctttttttgtataattagTCCTCTAGTATTATCCGATTGGTTTGTGTACGTTCTATCAAACAGATTTTATGTTAGGTTCATCGGAGGACCAACGACATTTTTCCACTTCCTCCGTTTTAGTTGTgagtatatattttctttctaaaaaaaaagttagtgAGTATATCTTCGTGAAAGATATTTGCAGCGTAATTAATACACAAATAATGAGTCATTTGTATCTAGGTCGTAGATTGTCATTTTTTTACTTCTCATATCTGTACTTCGTATTTGTATCTCAATTTCATTGccgttttttatttatatatataaagactaCTTTGTTGTGGAACATAACGGAGTAATTGTATTATGATCAACTAAGTCTTACTAATATTACTTTTATTCTTTACATTTTTTTGAGTTTTAAGTACAAATCATGTATGTTTTGGATTGAAACTTCTACGtttatacatggcttcacaaCTACAATTACATTTTGTATGCTTACACCAGTTACGTAAGGATGATTGTCTTGAGACTTTTTGAACAAGTAACACACTTTCGGAAAAAAGATTCATCGTACTGGTTTCCATAAGGGTCAAGTTTCTCCGTTTATATTCTCTAATGATATTGTAATTGACATgcaacccaaaaaaaaaacgagtTTCATTGGTTTCAATGGTAAAAGGCAAGAAAATTCGATCAACATTGCTCCAACGTAAAGAAGATTCCCATCATCTAGCTCGAGCCCAATTATCAGATCATTAATCTATAAATCTATATAATCAATAATTTGTCTTCATACTTCATAGTGCAAGCCATCCTAATGTTGGATTTATCTTGACTATGATATTCGAAACGGAACcttcttcatgttcttgatCACCAAACATGCAtgacttttgtttttccaAAGCGAATAATAGTATTGAGTTAGATAAGTCTCATGTTTATAGCCTCAGGTCAAAGTACACCGCACCATCTCTCTTATCCACAATCCATTTCTAATGTACTTTTGTAATTTGTATGCAATTATGCACGATTGAAACATTCAACGTACTATTagacaaaaaaattatagagCTGAAAATTATTAGATTAACTTGTATTATGCTCAACTAAAATttgaaaacacacacaaaacgtGCCCTTTGATTaattcgatttttttttttggtggagACGAGTATTCAATATTCGAAAATACCAAAATGAAGCACGCCCAATTGGACTATGCTCTGtttcttatattttcttttagtttcttATTATAATAATCGAGGGTTTTATACTTTTATAGGGTTTAAGGTATATGTATCTTTGATGAGCCGGGATCTGCTAAGCAGACTACCATTAGTGTTATTAACTACGTGTCTTATACTCGTATAGTAGTGCGCATGCACTTGTATATACATCAAACATCTTGTATAGCATTATTTTCAGTCAATCCTCTCttagatcaattttttttagagaaaGACGTCAAAGTCTCTTAGATCTTGATATCGTTGTAAACTAATTCAACCATGATTATAATACTCAAGCTAAGCAGAGCACAAGACATGTTTCTCACGCCACTGGGAAAGTCATTATTCATTTGCCGATATAACATAATATTGATTGCTCACTTACTGAATTATGTGAATAAAATTGATGTGATATATTTTTAGGAACgttgtatcataacatttatttttttctcatttattcTAACAATAACAGGATTAGACAATTAGTGTGTATTTCACTAATGAATGTAAGTAATACCGTAAgagttcaagaaaaaaaaatcaaagagtgGTGCTAAATTTGCATGGTCGGTCGTCGTTGAGCTCTTGTAGAGTTTGTTTGCATGTGTTGGTAATCAATGATCTCCTATCTTCTCTGCAAACGGCCCTCTCTTGTTACCCCCTCTGCAAGCGACACGTGTCGCCTGTGACAAACATTCGCAGGTCGATTACAATTTAGATCGCAGTAAAGAGAGAGATAAAGCTAACGACGACGGCACACTGGCGCGTAATTAGTAGCGTGTAACGGGTTGCAGAGAATCATAGTTGCTTTGACTGATGATGCGGTCAAAGTACGCAGAGGCGAGAGAATATGACACGTCGACGTCGTCCTTGTGAACAGAGAGAGAAGTAATTTTCACTGCGTAATCTTACGACCTGTCGGAAACAGTATCTAAGAGGACACAGGCACAGAGCATTGTGCTTACACAGCTCCCAATCCATTcatatttctattttatttttcatttttagtaATTAATGAAACTAATCACAATATCTgagattttttatttatttatcctCCCCTCATTACAAATTTAAATGAAACCGTGTGTTCGTGGTTTACAGGGGATGTACATATTTCTGGTAAATATTGGGGTGCAAAAGTGTATTGTTCAACTTCTTCAAATATCATACGGGTGTGCCCGGTGCGGTGCGATGCGGGTTGGAAGTAAAATTATATCCAATTTATTTTAAATGGTGTAGAGATTTTATAAACCATATCTAGTATTCGGTTTAGTCAAACCGTTTAATCAGGTAAACAACATTTCGATGTTGTTTCAGATAAACCACTTGTTTCCACATCAAGTCTACGAATAATATTATAAACTAAAATACTAACCAAATTTTGAAGACACGGATCTTTAAATAATACTACATAATAATGTCTCTTAAGTCTTAAAATAGACTAGAACCTAAAaagtaaagagagaaagaaaaacgaAGTGGTAGAAATAGATAAAATGTAGTCAATTTAGAATATATTTTGGCAATCTTGCAGATTAGAGATAAAATTTTATTACTATTAGGATATTGGTGTATTACTATATCACCATGTTAttgttaaataaataataaaaatatattttttaaaaccgGTGCAATTCGGTTTTTATCCGGTTTGTTAAATGTCTAATCCTAATTCAGTCAATTTATAAATGATTTGGTATTTTCATGATCCTAATCCAGTTCGCATAAAGCGGTGTGGTTCACAACAGTGACATCTAATAATTAGGCATTAGTTGTTGGAAAAATAGTTaaataaaccatttaaaactaatttttaattgattaattaaattaaatttaacttataattaatcaaagatgaacatagatttgagttctccataatgaagGCTACAAGTGTAATTTGGTTAGTGTGTGAATAATAAATTGTCGCTCAAATATGACTATTTAAAATGAGGGAAAATGTTTGttccacattggaaaagaaaagTGTTGGAAATGCTTTATATGGTATCCATTGTTTATGGATTGTAAACTGTGTAAACCCCCTTATACCATCTCACGCACGCGCAGGGAGGAGGTGCAAATCTTTGGTCACaggggaaactcgtgtatgcccgtgcgacctgcggacacgaatgcctCACcaaattgagggtcggaacgcatattctttttgcatttccgaaaattcttTTTAGACGTTTCAACTTCTCTTgattgttcaaattcttccttttgtaacaactataACTGAAacgttattgtgtgttatggagaagttTGTAACAGATTGAAATCATTGCtcgtaacatatgtaactcatgtatgttatgattttttgattTCCTATAACAACCATTTTATTCATTGCAGATTGtaaatcctcactgtataaatagccactattctttcattgtaaaatgatTTAAAACACAATCagctctccctctctcaaaGTGTTCTTAGTTTTTCACTGATGATAGAAAAATGTACTTTTCGAGTTCATTGagagttctagttagtagtgcaacttcttAGAATTGTTTAATCGTTTTATCATGGGAGACAAGTGCCAAACATctttgcaccggtagaggaggcgtaaacgtcttaaagACAGTGTGGTAttacacacgtctcgactagttttTCAATCATCAATCGTTTGATATTTTAGTtgaattcatattgaatttttttcgTGTTATTCGTCATTAGATTTTAATAttgtattataattatttataattcagtttattaaattacatGTGTAATATATCATTGTTTTTCTAACATTAGTCACCTATGATGTGCTACAATTATATGTTCTaccatagatatatatatatagtgatcaCTATAACGATGACACTCAATTTGGTTTGGAAGAACGATGACACTATTTTGCTGAACATGCGTAGGTAGCTTAGCAAATGGAGTTCCTTATCTTTTAACACATTCGACATCTGATAACGATATGTGTAGTTCGATTTGTTCTTGACCCATGTCCCACAGGGCCACAACCGCTAGGCAATTCgcaatttgttttcttgtttgtCTCAAAAATCATCCTATCCTAGTGAAAAattagaatgaagaaaaatatgtatatagaaCGTAATAATGTATATCTGtgaaatgtatttttttttacaattttatcTGTATCGGTCTAATTTGATACTATGTTAATTTCTGCTCCGAAAGATACATCTACTATGTATTTCGTGTTCTCCCGGCATCAGGCTAGCAATTTCCAAAAGCCATGTGATGATCCCACGGAACTTTGACTAAACTCCTTCCTTTCCTACCTAAAATTTCCACTTCCGCAAGGTAAGCATCTGTTTTCTATTAGTAGTGCACATTCAAGATGATGGATGAGAGGCTTTAGGGTTAAACTTCATTATTTATCCTTCAAATTTTGACCCATTggcatataaaaatttaactTGAGCGATCCATTTATTTGGATGCCATTCTGTTTCCACCGCAacgtatatttatatatataccaccCTAAACATCGATGGCTAGAAGGAATATGAAAAGTAAGTCACAGCACATTTGATGCCACTTTCATTCCACCAGATCCTCAAGAACGAGTAAACTAAGACTTTTAAGTTGCTTTCCTCTAGATGTAAGAACAGTTGCATCCGACCGTTCTTAGATCTGTTTATAACATTATCATGaaaattgacttaattattaAGTACCAATTAGGCCTTTGAACATATCTGCTTATTGGACTATTTGGtatttcaataaaaaaaaacaccctATGAGGccgccgctctctctctcctccttgCCTTAGCAAAATATTTGCTAAGCGGCTATGAGGATTGGATTGGTGATGGCATTAGGTATCGGGATGACATTGGCCAattcctctttcttttctccccTCTCCCTAGCGTTTGATGGGGCAGAGATTGATTTCTTTCAATTCCGATTGAAAAAGCATTTGGTGGTGGATGGCTCCATGGCCCTTGATTGTGGTGTGGCTGCAATTAGAGATCTAGTTACCGGGGTTTGGCAACCTTGTGGGAGTTCGATGTCCTTTCACGCTAGGAAGAAGGCTGATGGCTGTAGATTACTCGTTTTGATGGAAGGCATCCGGTTGACAACATCATGCTTTTGGCCAACAAATCTGATGGCTAGGTGCCGGAGTTAAGAGCCCAAATCAATTGGGCATTGATGTTCCTTTGGGTCATGTTTGGTGCTGTAGTATTCGGGTGTCAGTCAAAGGCTTTAGTTAGTATTGATCCCATAGGTTTTATCAAATAAGTAAGCGTAGTCTTGCATTCGTGGTATTTATATCATGTTGTCGGCATTGAGATAGATAAGGTTTAGTTCACTAGGCTTTGTTGTTTCACATGGTTCTAACTTCGTGCTCATCATGTGGGTGTTCAATGTTCATGTTGACCTCTtacattttaatatatctaacgACTCGATCATTCTATTAAACATATTTGCTTATTACTTAACATTGCATACATTCCTTTCATTGCTTCGTTTGGC from Argentina anserina chromosome 2, drPotAnse1.1, whole genome shotgun sequence carries:
- the LOC126784567 gene encoding oxysterol-binding protein-related protein 1C-like, which translates into the protein MHPFCCISTLSDHSLSPSPDLHMTSFGRSDPPNRFSLHKETNSNNSSVEYGRLSQRTTAVAAAAAIAAAESVARPPASGREQPVDVKINDIVGNGVSGILYKWVNYGKGWRPRWFVLHDGVLSYYKIHGPDRIVVTPETEKGSKVIGETSIRRLSRHRNPSPQKLRRKPFGEVHLKVSSIRESKSDDKRFSIFTGTKRLHLRAESSDDRCAWVEALQAVKDMFPRISNSELMAPVDNAAVSTEKLRQRLSEEGVREAAIQESEQIMKTEFAALQNQLLLLKQKQWLLIDTLRQLETEKVDLENTVVDESRQLKDSGASSRSRQDKFSEGSATESEDDNERPDAAEEETDEEDNAFFDTRDFLSSSSFKSTGSEYRASSISSDDDGLYAIESGDGSDPSFEIGADYPIVKRRKKLPDPVEREKSVSLWSMIKDNIGKDLTKICLPVYFNEPLSSLQKCFEDLEYSYLLDRAYEWGKRGNSLMRILNVAAFAVSGYASTEGRMCKPFNPLLGETYEADYPDRGLRFFSEKVSHHPMIIACHCEGRGWKFYGDSNLKSKFWGRSIQLDPVGVLTLEFEDGEILQWSKVTTSIYNLILGKLYCDHYGTMRIQGKHEYQCRLKFKEQSIIDRNPHQVQGIVQDKHGKTVATLFGKWDESMHYVDGDCSGKGKFESLSDARLLWKRSKPPKYPTRYNLTRFAITMNELLPGLKEKLPPTDSRLRPDQRYLENGEYEMANSEKLRLEQRQRQARKMQESGWKPQWFAKDKASDTYRYTGGYWEARELGKWDACPDIFGQVPSEQVD